One Spinacia oleracea cultivar Varoflay chromosome 4, BTI_SOV_V1, whole genome shotgun sequence DNA segment encodes these proteins:
- the LOC110801425 gene encoding fructose-1,6-bisphosphatase, chloroplastic, whose translation MLSSTVFIQPTSFFVAKPHFFPPKPTQFSLPTKNFNPSMSTFGGFSVNAQLSSDNEPRTLIEYVGKGGIDVGDDLVILIDHLQYACKKIAALIASPFNSSIGKCVEGSGNSSGTDRDAPKPLDIVSNDIILSSLERSGKVAVVASEENDAPICLSDDGPFVVVMDPLDGSRNIDASIPTGTIFGIYNRLKELDHLPCDEKASLNSLQSGSNLVAAGYVLYSSATIFCATFGSGVHAFTLDRSTGDFILTDPSIKIPPRGQIYSVNDARYFDWPEGLKQYIDTIRQGKGKYPKKYSARYICSLVADFHRTLLYGGVAMNPRDHLRLVYEANPLSFVAEQAGGKGCDGKRRILSIQPVKLHQRLPLFLGSPEDIEELQSYQDVQQKVNPGYLV comes from the exons ATGCTTTCATCCACCGTATTCATCCAACCCACCTCTTTCTTCGTGGCAAAACCccattttttcccgccaaaacccACCCAATTTTCTCTGCCGACCAAAAATTTCAATCCAAGTATGTCAACTTTTGGTGGGTTTTCAGTTAATGCTCAATTAAGTAGTGATAATGAACCGCGAACACTAATTGAGTACGTGGGTAAGGGAGGAATTGATGTGGGTGATGATTTAGTGATCTTAATTGATCATTTACAGTATGCTTGCAAGAAAATTGCTGCTCTTATTGCTTCTCCCTTCAATTCCAGTATTGGGAAATGTGTGGAAGGTTCTGGAAACAGTTCTGGTACTGATAGAGATGCCCCTAAACCTCTTGATATTGTCTCG AATGATATTATTTTGTCTTCTCTTGAAAGATCTGGAAAAGTAGCAGTTGTGGCTTCAGAAGAAAATGATGCCCCAATTTGTTTGAGTGACGATGGTCCGTTTGTGGTGGTTATGGATCCTCTTGATGGTTCGCGAAATATTGATGCATCAATCCCCACTGGAACAATATTTGGCATTTATAATCGTCTAAAGGAGCTAGATCACCTTCCCTGTGATGAAAAGGCGTCATTAAATTCACTTCAAAGTGGTAGCAATCTGGTTGCTGCTGGATACGTCCTCTACTCATCAGCCACCATTTTCTGTGCCACATTCGGCTCTGGAGTACATGCATTCACATTGGATCGTTCAACTGGAGATTTTATTCTCACAGATCCTAGTATCAAAATTCCACCTCGAG GTCAAATTTATTCTGTAAATGATGCTCGTTACTTTGATTGGCCGGAAGGTTTGAAACAGTACATTGATACTATCAGACAAGGAAAAGGGAAATACCCAAAGAAATATTCAGCACGCTATATATGCTCACTGGTAGCTGATTTTCATAGGACTTTACTGTACGGTGGAGTAGCAATGAATCCAAGAGACCATCTTCGGCTTGTTTATGAAGCAAACCCTCTCAGCTTTGTGGCAGAACAAGCTGGGGGAAAAGGTTGTGATGGTAAAAGAAGGATTCTTTCTATCCAACCTGTTAAGCTACACCAGAGATTACCTCTATTTTTAGGTAGTCCTGAAGACATTGAAGAATTACAGAGTTACCAAGATGTTCAGCAAAAAGTTAATCCCGGTTATCTAGTATGA